The Corvus moneduloides isolate bCorMon1 chromosome 18, bCorMon1.pri, whole genome shotgun sequence genome window below encodes:
- the LOC116453196 gene encoding uncharacterized protein LOC116453196, with protein MCWLLPHPHSTGTPFLSKCRRCLAALVVPAGGHQLLLPALRLLSPSQHWPSKLLCVSRCLPLEISRCSSPVRLETTPFLLFTMCWVRRLCCGAGLLLACTWGQEEPAYRCCSSACSWGKALACALVCTGMAVLMCHLPSQLSLGMMTKEQIPTSATSVRVSGKLLCCLSPLPPSLGHPQQPGPCGQCCRQSVSHRCQILVCLLPTSAGSSFHHGLGCFIQSQKVQDRALCCVFRLPHGNWLIACPPGSAVNSSPDKKCHCGRLVSGCPLGQLARLGPGRTQEVFQDLFVQEAILITSARAGGRTRLISEMAPSGRDGEGSWQ; from the exons ATGTGTTGGCTGCTGCCGCACCCGCACAGCACAGGAACGCCTTTCCTCAGTAAATGCCGGCGGTGCCTCGCTGCATTAGTGGTGCCAGCAGGTGGtcaccagctgctcctgcctgctctgcgCCTGCTCAGCCCATCACAGCACTGGCCATCAAAGCTGCTCTGCGTGTCCCGGTGCCTCCCATTGGAGATAAGCAGATGTTCCTCTCCAGTGAGGCTGGAAACAACTCCATTCTTGCTTTTCACCATGTGCTGGGTCAGGCGTCTCTGTTGTGGAGCTGGACTGCTCCTGGCCTGCACTTGGGGTCAGGAAGAGCCAGCTTAcaggtgctgcagctctgcatgcTCTTGGGGTAAAGCACTGGCATGTGCTTTGGTGTGCACAGGGATGGCCGTCCTCATGTGTCACCTCCCTTCTCAGTTGAGTCTGGGGATGATGACTAAGGAGCAGATCCCAACTTCAGCTACTTCAGTACGTGTCTCTGgcaagctgctgtgctgcctgagccctcttcctccctccctggggcatccccagcagcctgggccCTGTGGtcagtgctgcaggcagagtGTGTCCCACAGATGTCAGATTCTCGTGTGTCTCCTGCCCACAAGTGCAGGCAGCTCGTTTCATCATGGGCTGGGTTGTTTTATCCAGAGCCAGAAGGTTCAG gacagggctctgtgctgtgtcttTCGCCTGCCACATGGAAACTGGCTCATAGCATGTCCCCCTGGGTCTGCTGTCAACTCTAGCCCAGATAAGAAATGTCACTGTGGAAGACTTGTGTCTGGATGCCCTTTGGGACAGTTGGCAAGGCTTGGACCAGGGAGGACGCAGGAAGTGTTTCAGGACTTGTTTGTGCAAGAAGCTATTTTAATCACCTCTGCCCGGGCTGGGGGTCGAACGAGGTTGATCTCAGAAATGGCACCATCAGGGAGAGATGGGGAGGGCTCCTGGCAGTGA